The following proteins come from a genomic window of Ictalurus furcatus strain D&B chromosome 12, Billie_1.0, whole genome shotgun sequence:
- the LOC128615598 gene encoding 3-mercaptopyruvate sulfurtransferase-like isoform X2, producing MADQVKTLVCGKWLAEALKNKRVGPSLRVLDASWYLPKLKRDAREEFAQRHIPGASFFDIDECCNRSSPYDHMLPGEDEFADYVGNLGVGNDTHVVVYDCSDFGSFAAPRVWWMFRFFGHRSVSVLNGGMKNWLHEGHPVTDLLSAPERPQFRAERNAAWVKTYEDVLQNLTNRKFQLVDTRVEGLFRGLEPEPREGTEPGHIPGSINMPFPSFMDSSGLERPVEELKEMFRNASVDLQKPFWVTCGSGVTACHIVLAAHLCGHPDVCLYDGSWYEWFSRAAPEHVVSEGKGKKQRCDLRMISTDQLERRTQNKGDGWRETS from the exons ATGGCCGATCAGGTGAAGACTCTGGTCTGTGGTAAATGGTTAGCTGAAGCGCTGAAAAACAAGCGCGTGGGACCGAGTTTGCGGGTTCTGGACGCCTCGTGGTACTTACCGAAACTAAAACGGGACGCGCGTGAGGAGTTCGCGCAGCGCCACATCCCGGGCGCGTCGTTCTTCGACATAGACGAGTGCTGCAACAGGTCGTCCCCGTATGATCACATGCTGCCCGGGGAGGACGAGTTCGCCGACTACGTGGGAAATCTGGGCGTCGGGAACGACACGCACGTGGTCGTGTACGACTGCAGCGACTTCGGCTCGTTCGCTGCGCCGCGCGTGTGGTGGATGTTCCGCTTCTTCGGTCACCGGTCCGTGTCGGTGCTGAACGGCGGGATGAAGAACTGGCTGCACGAGGGCCACCCGGTCACAGACCTGCTCTCCGCACCGGAGCGCCCGCAGTTCAGGGCCGAGAGGAACGCGGCGTGGGTGAAAACGTACGAAGACGTCCTGCAGAACCTCACCAACCGGAAGTTCCAGCTGGTAGACACGAGAGTGGAAGGACTGTTCCGGGGGCTCGAGCCTGAACCGCGAGAAG GCACGGAACCCGGTCACATCCCGGGCAGCATCAACATGccctttccttctttcatgGATTCTTCAGGACTGGAGCGTCCGGTGGAGGAGCTAAAGGAGATGTTCCGAAATGCAAGCGTCGACCTTCAGAAGCCCTTCTGGGTGACGTGTGGTTCGGGGGTCACAGCCTGCCACATCGTGCTCGCAGCACACCTGTGTGGACACCCGGACGTGTGCCTGTACGATGGCTCGTGGTACGAGTGGTTCTCCAGGGCGGCGCCGGAGCACGTCGTCTCTGAGGGGAAAGGAAAAAAGCa GCGGTGTGATCTGAGGATGATATCCACTGACCAATTAGAGCGCAGGACACAAAACAAG ggagatggatggagagaaacTTCATAA
- the LOC128615559 gene encoding uncharacterized protein LOC128615559, with product MDSQIAKKNQSLTTAEEMRNQTKLVMQPYANWEEYLTPAPLSIAILGELVFISSKDDFSINKNTPKDGYKYIKYPDSFRACLMQVCNSGWWAFNEAHKNMDQIRLHTMAVPDYMKTAVKILFQGNDEVVQAHLPDQLENIRVIADDCLELANSTETRFTDVINIIQELLEACVNAQYFYGEELDAVKKKLDEAKLRKQSSEEAAKRSKKAMKTMEEQLKEAQKNYTEAMDSLPSGWEMMCMDLVAGLTESITAIVNGATAIISQPVTQFCKASTTISNTKHYIKNQEVKSSAVDVVDVINIYSKSAEILICTVNVQKFVKENTINWKDLYDQKNKATVTAFQADQFKRIKESLEKSPTCQAKLDSQTICDEGIAICEELAKYAPEGKCEDAKANKLIERIRKLTESARSFDSKSKNITKSPALTPTSPMMYNEENKSEVRASQRASENARFRIQQSRAQLDKTRETYEKSVENMEKNQKELTDILITMRNCKVKEIDFNTTIKMLVKGMDAMGRVKEQWEKMVRFFQMVSNIVKTSLTRTLKDFVSTSEKTQALSYNSKLFSKDLLYNQAFQATNIASLVNMIATTYTEVSTNHLMDRVSSLGKLMAMDKDKREFHSERKHLQSSCDKAQKAILRLVLKNKDEFERKSAARLKKIDKELLAILPAAAPEEIKSIQEAVKSGFTAEEEASYY from the coding sequence CATAGCCATCCTGGGAGAGCTGGTCTTCATCTCCTCCAAAGACGACTTCTCCATTAACAAGAACACACCTAAAGATGGCTACAAGTACATCAAATACCCAGATTCATTTCGTGCCTGCCTCATGCAGGTGTGTAACTCTGGCTGGTGGGCTTTCAACGAGGCCCATAAGAACATGGATCAGATTAGACTCCACACCATGGCAGTTCCAGATTACATGAAGACAGCTGTGAAGATCCTGTTCCAAGGCAATGATGAGGTTGTACAAGCCCACCTCCCTGATCAGCTGGAGAACATTCGTGTCATTGCAGATGACTGTCTTGAGTTGGCCAATTCAACAGAAACGCGGTTCACTGATGTCATCAATATTATACAAGAACTGCTGGAAGCATGTGTAAATGCTCAGTACTTTTATGGGGAGGAGCTGGATGCTGTCAAGAAGAAACTGGATGAGGCCAAGCTGAGGAAACAGTCATCAGAAGAAGCTGCTAAACGCTCAAAGAAAGCAATGAAAACCATGGAAGAGCAACTTAAGGAAGCACAGAAAAATTACACAGAAGCAATGGATTCACTACCCAGTGGATGGGAAATGATGTGTATGGATCTTGTCGCAGGCTTGACTGAGAGCATCACAGCTATTGTTAATGGAGCAACAGCCATAATTTCACAGCCAGTGACCCAATTCTGTAAAGCTTCCACAACCATTTCTAatacaaaacattacattaaaaatcaAGAAGTCAAATCAAGTGCTGTTGATGTTGTTgatgtaattaatatttatagcAAGTCTGCAGAAATCCTGATATGCACAGTGAATGTACAAAAGTTTGTGAAGGAGAACACGATTAACTGGAAAGACTTGTATGATCAAAAGAATAAAGCTACAGTAACAGCTTTCCAGGCAGATCAGTTCAAAAGAATCAAGGAGAGTTTAGAAAAAAGCCCAACATGCCAAGCAAAATTAGATTCCCAAACAATATGTGATGAGGGCATTGCAATCTGTGAAGAACTAGCAAAGTACGCACCAGAAGGGAAATGTGAAGATGCCAAAGCAAATAAGTTGATTGAAAGGATCAGAAAACTAACTGAATCAGCTCGCAGTTTCGACAGCAAAAGTAAAAACATCACAAAGTCTCCTGCACTGACACCCACATCTCCAATGATGTataatgaagaaaataaatctGAGGTGAGAGCTTCACAAAGAGCATCAGAGAATGCCAGGTTCCGCATACAGCAGAGCCGTGCTCAACTGGACAAGACCAGAGAGACCTATGAGAAGAGTGTAGAGAACATGGAGAAGAACCAAAAGGAGCTGACTGATATCCTGATCACCATGAGGAACTGTAAGGTTAAAGAGATAGACTTTAACACCACTATAAAAATGCTGGTCAAAGGTATGGATGCCATGGGGAGAGTGAAGGAGCAGTGGGAGAAGATGGTTCGCTTCTTTCAGATGGTGTCCAACATTGTGAAAACCAGCCTGACCAGAACCCTTAAAGATTTTGTCTCCACGTCTGAAAAGACCCAAGCACTTTCTTACAACTCAAAGCTCTTCTCCAAAGATCTGCTCTATAATCAAGCCTTTCAAGCCACTAACATCGCCAGCCTTGTCAACATGATTGCTACAACCTACACCGAGGTGTCCACCAACCACCTAATGGATCGTGTCAGCTCTCTGGGGAAACTGATGGCCATGGACAAGGACAAGCGAGAGTTTCATTCTGAGCGTAAGCACTTACAGAGCTCCTGTGATAAGGCTCAGAAAGCCATCTTACGCCTTGTGCTCAAGAACAAGGATGAGTTTGAAAGGAAGAGTGCTGCAAGACTGAAGAAGATTGACAAAGAGCTGCTTGCCATTCTCCCTGCTGCTGCTCCAGAAGAGATAAAGAGCATTCAAGAAGCTGTTAAAAGTGGATTCACAGCGGAAGAGGAAGCAAGTTACTACTGA
- the LOC128615598 gene encoding 3-mercaptopyruvate sulfurtransferase-like isoform X1 yields MADQVKTLVCGKWLAEALKNKRVGPSLRVLDASWYLPKLKRDAREEFAQRHIPGASFFDIDECCNRSSPYDHMLPGEDEFADYVGNLGVGNDTHVVVYDCSDFGSFAAPRVWWMFRFFGHRSVSVLNGGMKNWLHEGHPVTDLLSAPERPQFRAERNAAWVKTYEDVLQNLTNRKFQLVDTRVEGLFRGLEPEPREGTEPGHIPGSINMPFPSFMDSSGLERPVEELKEMFRNASVDLQKPFWVTCGSGVTACHIVLAAHLCGHPDVCLYDGSWYEWFSRAAPEHVVSEGKGKKQRCDLRMISTDQLERRTQNKVPVTSFISD; encoded by the exons ATGGCCGATCAGGTGAAGACTCTGGTCTGTGGTAAATGGTTAGCTGAAGCGCTGAAAAACAAGCGCGTGGGACCGAGTTTGCGGGTTCTGGACGCCTCGTGGTACTTACCGAAACTAAAACGGGACGCGCGTGAGGAGTTCGCGCAGCGCCACATCCCGGGCGCGTCGTTCTTCGACATAGACGAGTGCTGCAACAGGTCGTCCCCGTATGATCACATGCTGCCCGGGGAGGACGAGTTCGCCGACTACGTGGGAAATCTGGGCGTCGGGAACGACACGCACGTGGTCGTGTACGACTGCAGCGACTTCGGCTCGTTCGCTGCGCCGCGCGTGTGGTGGATGTTCCGCTTCTTCGGTCACCGGTCCGTGTCGGTGCTGAACGGCGGGATGAAGAACTGGCTGCACGAGGGCCACCCGGTCACAGACCTGCTCTCCGCACCGGAGCGCCCGCAGTTCAGGGCCGAGAGGAACGCGGCGTGGGTGAAAACGTACGAAGACGTCCTGCAGAACCTCACCAACCGGAAGTTCCAGCTGGTAGACACGAGAGTGGAAGGACTGTTCCGGGGGCTCGAGCCTGAACCGCGAGAAG GCACGGAACCCGGTCACATCCCGGGCAGCATCAACATGccctttccttctttcatgGATTCTTCAGGACTGGAGCGTCCGGTGGAGGAGCTAAAGGAGATGTTCCGAAATGCAAGCGTCGACCTTCAGAAGCCCTTCTGGGTGACGTGTGGTTCGGGGGTCACAGCCTGCCACATCGTGCTCGCAGCACACCTGTGTGGACACCCGGACGTGTGCCTGTACGATGGCTCGTGGTACGAGTGGTTCTCCAGGGCGGCGCCGGAGCACGTCGTCTCTGAGGGGAAAGGAAAAAAGCa GCGGTGTGATCTGAGGATGATATCCACTGACCAATTAGAGCGCAGGACACAAAACAAGGTTCCAGTAACTTCTTTCATCTCTGATTAA